ACTACATCAGTCGGAATCGGTTGAAAGAACGAACGCAAATTTCATGATTTCACTCCTTTTATGATactattaataatttttttagaatTCATTTCTTATAAATAAATGATGCATACATTAATATTAtatgatattttaaaatattttccttattaaaaTGGGGTACACGCGCAACGTGCGTAGCACGAAACTccttaacgaaatgtcgttcgctttttttacccttacaaataaattttatgttggataaaattataatttaattatttctataatttttaagactttaaaattAGCTAATATTTGGTTATTACATTCCTCCTAATTTGGAATATGTATCTACTTGTGTAACGATATTAAATGCTCTAAATTTTTTCTATATAAATGAACTACTAATATTTAGGAGTATGAAATCATAATAAATTTTCCACTTCTATTCTCAAATAAAGAAGTTTAACTTTAAAACCAATataagcaaataaaaaaaaagtttaaagcCTAAGAAACTCCAAAATATTATTTCCAGAAACACTACCTAATCAGGTGGTTTCACATCACCCAaaaacaaaatcacccaaaaacAAAATCACCCAACCAAATCTGGTACTACCAATTTTCTTTTGTATACTTTTATATGGACAATTATTTATTAGATAAATATGGTATTTGTATGATTCTTTAAACAGAAGACAAGGAGCTATACATTGTTTTACTTTGTCATGCAGTACACATGATGAGTTCGATAGAGATTCATTGTAAATACTcaatttatgaatataaaacttATTTGAGgaattgtttttataatttttcatactTATATTGCTAAGAATTTGACATTAAAAGATATAAAGAGCTAAGTTTTCTGCCATTGAATACATGATTATTTTTGCTTTGAGACAATAATTTTCCATCTTGTTATCTTGGTCAACGTTTTTTAAGAAAACTTAGAATTTTAAAGTTGACACCCCTTGCATGTGCCTGCTTTTGCTTAGGCACGTTCTAGAacgaaaataattttataaattttatgttGAAATAACATTTATTGATTCATATATGAAAAAAGATTGTATTATTGATTTAAAGCTTTTGATGCTTTTAGGCACTTTTTCTTATATATCTGTGAGAATGGGAGAACGAGCTAGAGTTCACAgctatttaatttttttcctttattattattattattattattattattattattattattattattattattattattattataacagAGAATAGTTTGTAAGAGTTTGTTCTATGTTGTGCGGACATAGGAATCTGATTCAGTGAAATTGTCCTGCAAATTAATACATGTATTTTACGTATGATATAGTATTATAAAAAAGTTACTACTTAATTATTGAGAGGATTTTGTTAATTATGTAGGTATTCGTTAATTAAATCAAAAGAAGATTCTTACGAAAATAAAGTGAATGTAAAAAATGAGAGTCTCCTATACAACCTTTAACTTTATTGATGAGGAGGTAAagtttttctaaaattttcttgCTTTAGTTTGGTTACGACATTATAAAAATTCAACCTTTAAATAATCTTAttaaaagttggaagcatttgttgaaatcaaaaaaataatagaCTATCAAACCATTATATCACTGATTATTCGTCATGTCATAAATACAAAATATAGAAGCCATTATTAGTCAAATAAACAATACTTTGCTCAACTTCCAGAGAATGTGAAGATGTAAGCTTTTTAGATAATTTAATATCTATTGTATAACTCAACAATTCTTGATATGTATGCAATAAAAACTTTATAATTTTTAGATACTAATTTTGTAATGTTTGATAAATAAGTTAAATTACACGTGTAACGCACGTACACTAAATCTAGtaaaataaaaacacataaaaataaatagatttagAGTCAACCAAAGCAAATATATAACTAGACATCTCGGGTTCAAGCTCTAGAAATAAAGCGATACAATGCATAATGAGACATATAAACTCGCTTAATTTTAGTAGAATTTCGGATTAGTGGAACCCGAAAGCAAGTAACATCTGCATAAAGAAAAAGGACCCCTAAATGGTACATCGCATGCCTGCCGTCAACATTGCACGTGCAATGCACGCTTAACTCCTCTCCTCTTCTTCAACTACTCTGCCAATTGCCCCTGTGATGTGACTCGTAATTCATAACCAACAACAAGTCAACCCAATGTCTAGCTCTACACAATTCTCCCCAGTTATTCAACAATTATATCCGAAAAAATCAAACCAATCCTACATATCAAACTTCAAATGTCTAAAATTAATACCTGTCTTCCCAATATCTGTAAATTGTTCAAAAATTCATTTAAAATTCAGAGCTAAAGCTGAGGTTTTGGAAAATAACAGTGAAGAAAGTTCTGTACAAGATCTTGATAATTCACCAGCTTCAGTTGAGCTACAACCCATTTCCAGTGAAGCCCAATTTGATCGGGTCATTTCTGAAGCCCAGCAAATTAATGAATCCGTTGTAATTCTATGGTACGTGTGTTATTCTTATTTGTGATTCATGTCTTTCATATAGAAAAAATAGGGTCAAAGAACTTTTTTTCTTGTTCGAACATATGAAAGAAATAAAGGGTTATTATCTAATTGGAAAAAAGTAAAAGAGTTATAAAGTTTTTTGCTTTTTTGGTTTATAATTTTTCAGTTGTCTTCTGTAAAAAGCAATTAAATGAATTTCACTTGCTCATGATGTTTTTTCTAATGGAAATATGAGATTGAGCGTACTAGAGTTTCACGCTGGCACTGTGTAAAAGATATgtttattttgttaaagattgattTTTAGTACTCCCTCTATCCCAATTTGTTTGATGCAGTCCGGACACAAAATTTTAAGTCTTTTGAAATAAAAGTTTACATATTTAGAAACTACACAAAGTTACTAatataagtcacaataattaacaattcaaaagaaaaatcacGGTCAAAGAAAACTCGAAAACTCGTTTGACTCTCGAATTATAAACTGCATCATACAAATTGGGACATATGTATATTGATAGAACAGTGGTTACTGTTGATTGGCTCAAATATCAAGTATGAGTAGATAACTCAATATGAAGTGCTCATCATCTGGAATTCACATTGAAAAGTACCTATTATTGAGAGATGAAAGCCTTTCTTGTAAGGTTACAAGCTTGAAATTTGATACCAATGTTCACTCCAAGGAAATCATTTTATTCGTAATCTCCGTGTTTCTCTCTTAGCTTTAATCTTATTGTCCTTTAACTGATCATGTGGTCAACATTTAAGCTTTTGTTACTTTAGATGAAGGTTCTTGTTTCCAAGTGACTGGTTTTCCCCATGacctaaaagataaaaaaaaaggcTGAAGTTCTTTTGGTATCTTGTGGATGAGCTTGTCTTTTGGTTTTGCTTCTATATATCGTATTAATGTTAGACTATGATCTATTGAATTTTAGCTTCTTTCTCCATTAGCCGTTGTTTCTCTTATCTATCCATCTCCAAGTCATCAAACATTTCTTTTCTTCAAGGTGATAGATAGACTCTTGTCAAAGTTAAAACCTTTGGGAAAATAATAGCAAAGAGGAGATATATCGATGGCTCAATGATCTAATAAATACAAGATACACCTAGTTATATGTGTTAAAAAGATTCATATGTCAAATTTAGGACAATATCTAACTTAAAAGTTGTGTTCATAATATTCTCCCTCTAAGTTCTAACATTATAATACTAAAAACGTTTAAAATGCTCCTCAAACTTATGGTTGGGAAGTTTGCCTATTTTCAAAACACGGGCATAAAAACAATCACTAGAAAATTGCATAACTACTTCAGTTGTTGGAAACCTATTGAAAAGGTTGTGGTCGTCAGCTCTAACTGAAGAAGTCAGGGTCAGTGGTCATGCAATCTCACTGGAAATGTTTTTGGATAATGAATAACAGTCGAAAGATGACCAGAATATTGGTCGGAATAGTACTAGAAAAAAGACAACATCACCAAACAGTCACAAGAAAGTAGTGCAATGGTGTCAGAACGGCTACCCTAAAGAGGCGAGCGTCAACAGAACAGTCACTGGATAAAGGCAAACAGTCACCAGAAAGAGATACAATGTTGATGGAACGGTCTGTGAATAAAGGTGCGGTGTTGCCAGAATGATCAGCGGAAAAGAGGGTGCTGCTGCCAGTCATCGGATATAGGTATCGTGCCACTGGTGAATGGTTACTGGAATGAGGAAAGAGAAGTAACTATAAAAGTGAAACTTTGGCTGAGAGGCCGGCAGCATATGACCATTCGCTGGTAGGCTGAAGTTATTTAAGTTGCTACCAAGATTATACAGGTGGACACCAGATGTGAAAATAAGAGAGGGATGCAACATTTATAGGTATCAAATACAAGACACATATTGCTCAATATAGGACAATATCTATCTTAAAAACTTTTAACACTTCTAATATCTTGCTCTAACATTCTAACACTATCACTTAGCATTCTAAAGCCTTCTGTTTTATTCTGGCATTTCTCATGAAATTGAGCCAAAGAAAATTCCTCCTTTGACCTTTCACCATAAAGTTCATGCATACACAcaaggaagagagagagagagggataTTTTTTTGCTACTTACTTTTTTCCTTGTTTGCTTTTTTCGTCATGCTCTGTCTGCCACTAGCATAGCAGGGTAGAAGTGAATGCTTTAAATTCTCATGTTCAGTCTTTGATCTTTTTCCCATAGACAACGATTTTGGAGCCATAGAACGGGAAGGTGTTTTTCCATGAATATTATTTTCCTACTCTTTTTCTACTGAAGCATTTCTTTGAGAACCTAGAACAGTTTCCACTTTTGTGGCCCTGAAAAAGATTGAAACACCTTAGGCTTAAATATGTCTGTGGCTTAGCATATAGCTGCTGTATCACTTATTCTCCTGGAAAAGTTTATTTTATATGCAATATCTGAAAAATTATCAAGAAAGAAGCTGGTATTGAGTTGATGTAATTTTGAATCTATTTGAATCTGCAGGATGGCAACCTGGTGTCGCAAATGCATATACTTGAAACCAAAATTGGAAAAATTAGCTGCTGATTACTTCCCAAGGTTGTGCTCTCTTGCATTTCCCTTCAGATATAGCACCTTGCATTAAAAAGGCTTTTTCTAGGCCTAAAGTGTCTACTTCGGTTGCACTTCTATTTGTTCCTATAGGATTTGCGATAAGCTTTTGTGCTACTCTTCAAACTTTTTGCTGATTACTCTTCAAACTTGTCTATTTCAAAACTTTGGATTCTTGTGACATTTATTTGCTTAGAGACATGTCATAACTCATAAGCATTGCTAGcttctttaaatatttttagaaggaTTAGGTACTCTGAATTTTTCTCTTGTAATTCTCTTATTACTTCCTGAAAGACCCAATAATAAATTGGTGAACAGTTCTCATGTTATCAAATTAGTCACAGTGATTCAGATAGCAGGGAAGGATTGAGGACCCTTAAATTACCCGAGTTCATAAATTTGGATGAGGACGGTGGCTATTACTTCTAAAACTATAATTTCAAGAATCAATTTTATTTTAAGGCAGTAACTGCTCATGCTTAACTGCTTGTTTGTGGCATTAAGTATCTTGTGTGTACTTAGGTATGCATTGTGCATCACTTTCTTGAGCATGAATAACTTTAGTTGAGTTTGGGTACTGATCTAGATCTTCTGCTATCTTGATTTCACAGAACACGCTTTTATTGTGTTGATGTCAATAATGTTCCACACAAGCTTGTGGTTCGTGCAGGAATAACTGTAAGGTTTCCTTCCCCCTAACTCAACCAAATGGTCAATGTCTTTTGATATGTAATTATTGGATACTAAACTTGTAAAGCTTATAAAATTAACTACTCTTGAGGCTGTTTAGACACCATCTTTGCAACTAGCGCCTTTGCGGCATATCCCTTATGAAAGCAtcaaattcttttttctttctagaCTGTCAATGGATTGTACGTTTACCAATCAAATcgtactttttctttttaataacaATGGTGTCCAAGCCAGATAACGTGCACTTCAATCAATTCACCAAATACCTCCTGCCTCTTACTGATAAGTATCGGCTTAACTCTTTGGCTAAGGCTTAGACAAACATAGTGTTGCATCTATTGGGATTCGAACCTTGGTTCTTAGGGGTGTCACTGCAACTCTTCGATTGCTAAAATCCACCCCCTTGGCGGCTAAATCCTATAGCTTTTAGTTGATTTTAGATGCTGAAGCTAGATGTGATTTCTTGACCTCAAGTCCGGACCCTATTAGATTTTTTCCAGATGCATTGCATCCAAATTCATGTTATCTGTCTGGCCGAATACCTAATCCAAGAATCTTTACagaagtaaataaatattacAGTTTAATTACATAAAAGGTACATATGTTACATGCACTAGTAGATGTGTTACTTTTTTAGTTGAATCAGTTGTATGAATTATTGCAGACAGTGgctagaaaatcataaataggatGATGGGGCACCATTTGTCTAGAAAAATGTTGACATGCACATGATTTCCGAAGTTAGAAATAGGGGGAAGATAACTTTACCTCTTGCTGGTTACAATAAACTAGGCCTTCCATTTTCGGGCAATCTGGCGGAGAACAGAGATATGATTTTCACCCCACATATTAGATGTCATAAGATATTTAGATGTATAAATGCTTTACTCGATAAAAGCAAATTTTACTAGTTAAAGCCACTCCTTTTCACTAAGAAAACATTGTCTTTCATTTGTATAAAGTGGTACTGTTGTGTCATTGGAGTTATTTGATTAGTTACGTGCAATACTGTGTCTTGAATTTATTCTCTTCATTTAATGATGTGAGTTTCTACATTTTCATGTGTCCAAATCTCTATGGCAACAAAACCTGAACAGAAAATGCCGACCATACAGGTAACAAACGCATCTTGTTTAGCTGCTCGAAAGCTAATTTTACTCATATGGTTTTAGCTTCAAATGCTTTTTATCATCTTCAAATGGTTTAGTGATAGTATGAATGTGGCCTATGTGCAGTTATGGAGGGACGGAAATAAACAAGCGGAAGTAATTGGAGGCCACAAAGCATATTTAGTCGTTACTGAGGTTCGCGATATGATAGAAAATGAAGATAATAATTTATAACTTGAAGGCATATCCAATACTTGCAGAATCCATTTATCCTGTTTTGTTCTGGTCTCATATTATTCCCAGGTTTGTAAAAATTTTCAAGATGCCATTCAATAAATTGTTATTCTTCACATGTACACTTGAAAGGATAACCATACACAGATACTGACTTTTTGTCTCAACATTAAAAGATAAAGGTGTTTATTTCTTTTCATGTATCCTGTACATTTCTTGGCATAAAGTCGAGCTTAAATGGAGAAAGCGAGGATTCTATATAGCCCATCCCAACTTGTTTGGAATTGAGGCGTAGTTGCTATTATTGTTGTTCCTGCACCCTTCACCTCTTTGTAGTGTTAATAAGATCAGAAAACAATTCCTGGGGTACAAGAGTTgatttagctagcgtttggacatagatttggtGGAAACTTGGAAAAAGAGTTTTTGAActtgtgttgaaaaataatttttggaagttgaagttgtgtttggacatgcattttatttgaaaaaacttGAAGTTTTGTAAGTAGAATAAAAAAATTCACCCAAAACCTGCCCGGAacctgaatttttttttaaaaaaaagaaaactgaTCATATTTTATGAACAAATAatgtttttaatttttaacaaataaaatctatggtcaaacggGAACTTAGTATAGATTTTTGAATTGTTTGACTTCTATTTAACATGACCTACTTCTAAACAACATCTGGCTATTGGGAACATGATTAATATCTGCCCCATTTTCCcaagcccccccccccctttaaaaaaaagatatttgGTTGAATTCATAAAATCCGTCCTAAAtctgcatttgagtattttatcaattAGAAActttgtaaaataaaaataactaaaatcATAAAATCCGTCCTAAATCcgcatttgagtattttatcaattAGAAActttgtaaaataaaaataactaaaatcAGGTGAAATATAAGAAGTAAGAACCACACAAAAGTCATTATCATATCATATATGTGCAGTAAAATTAATCCTAAATTTTACTGTGTTCCAACGGATGCATATACTAAGACTGATGAATGGTCTAAACTAACTACATATTCATCTAGCAAGGTAAgaccaaaagaaaaaaacaataaaTTGAGTCTGAAATGTGAGGAAATAATACAAGAGTAGGCAAACaaatatttgcttttaaaaaACATTCAACTTAAGAAAAAAGTTATAATAATGCATAAAATCATAGCTTGTTTCACTCCTGCACCACCTACGTGCACTGTTCAATTCCCATCAAAGacctttcctttttatttcttctcttgCTATTCACAAATCACAATCTCTTAACTTATTCCCAcgaaacaattttaaaaaatgaaaaatcctcgggtaaatgataaataaaattctcaaaattgtttTGGCCTCACAAAGAAAAGGGAAATAACATCAAATTTATTTTAAACTGAAGGAGGGATAGGCAGGACCGTTGATTAAGGGAAGaacagaaagaaaagagaaagatcTAACATTTACTTATTTTATTTAATCATATTATCATCGTAAATTTGTACCCCCATAATTTTTTTCCTAATAATTGTGCTAATGAAAATTAATTTTCCCAAGCAGTGTTTTGAGAAGTTTAATTTTTACTTGTCCATATTACATTATAAACTTATTTATCCCTCTATAGAAGTTATTGCTTAATTATATTAGTATATACAATTTACcatttatatacaaaataatatattagaCTCAAATCTTACCCATTTTAGgcttcattcttctctatttttcttctCTATATATACATTTATCTATCAGTTTCTCTTCATTTCGATTTTTGTAGATGAACATGCGCTCGGAGCTTTGAAGAACGGTGAAGAAAAAGGATTCAACTGGGTCAAATTCATAGAATACACACGTGAAGCACCAATACAAATGGGCTAATAGAAGTTTTTTGAATGAATAAATAAGATATTGTCTACAAAAGTGGCGCTTAGAACTAAATTGAAACTAATTGACAGTATAATTGAAACTAAAATGAATTAGACAGTGTATATATGAGCTTAAACCTCCATTGATAGCCATTAGAAAGGTTAGaaactttgaattcgaaaatcccaatttgaaaattattttttgtttgaattgggtTGTTGCAAATGATTGGGAATAtcctttggagtttatatctcaattttgagagaatTTGGTGGAAATTCGGATGGTTTTGGTTGaaattttagattgaaactcgaaaagGAAGacataattaaattatttatatatatatatatacaactaaCATAATTGTATACAAATTGTATATAAAGTatgtaaattataatttttgatcGTATTCTGTACAAACAATTTTAAGTTGTAGACAAATTATAGATTTTAAccgaatttatatatattttataaaatttttagTTACtttcaataaatataaaaatttagaTAAACCgggtaaataagtttaaaatatgTGATAAACAAAAAGGTCCCAACATTTTTTGGTCTTTAGAATGAGGCCTTAGTTAACTGCAATTTCTAACAAAGCCCATATCCCTTCAAgtctgtttcttcttcttctctaatCGGCTCAAAATCCAGCCCAAATTTGGCTTTGGTCCTAAATTTCAAATATCTCCAAAATTTTCCTCTTGACCGAACTTTGACGCCCTACGTTGCTAAGCTCACTGGTACACGGATCCTCTGCGGCAAACTCCGTCGATTTCTTCTCCGGCGAAATTCAACCGTAAGTTCCTCCTATTGTTTATCCTATTTCCTATTCTCCTTTTCTGAAGATTCACCTATAAAGAAAAAACCCCTAAATTTCCGATTACTTTAGGGTATAATACTAATTATGAATTGGTCTGCATAGTAAGCTTCAACTTCGATTTTGAGATATTTATTCGtgaattttgtgagttattatgcATCCTTATTTTCTTTCTAAATATAATTTGTACGACACATTAATAAATAATTCGCCTTTGGTATATTAGTTATTAATTTTCTCAAAATTGCTAGTTTTCCTTATGGTAGTGTCCGGGCCAGCTTGCATGCGCCTCGACAATTCCACAAGTACATACTACCTCCCACCCGCACATACCCTTCAGGATTGCGCAGATGAGAAGAAGCACCTAGTACTCTTGCCTCAATTGAGATTTGAACCTGAAACCTCATGATTCTTTGACTAGACCACGCTATTGGGTGCTCAAAATTGCTATTATTAGAAAGGTATACAGTATAATTGGTTTTTGATTGAGCAGTTGGGATGATAACAACATAATCTCCAGTTCCATTCTCTTGCTATCAACTTGCAttctctttgtttgtttgttttttttgggTAAAAATAGTTGCTTTCTTTGATGTCTTTTCTCCTTATTTTTCCTTTGCCTATGTGAGTATACTTATATGTGGTGTTCACTTAACTTCATCTCAGGGatttttaagacttgttggtagtGAAATTACTTATACGGTGTATCCTTTTTCTGATGGGAATGATGGAGATAGATGGGCGTGAAAGAAGTGTTGAAATGAGGGATCATGATGACTCTCCGGTTAAGGAGAGGTGGGAAGATGGGCACTTTGATTTGGAAGAAAGTGGGCATGATAAATCTAAAGATTCAAGTAAGCATCGAAGCAAGGATAGGAAAAGTAGTAGCCGAAGAGAAGAGAAAGAATATAAAAGAGATCGTGAGAGTAAAGACTTGGAGAAAGATAGGTCGTCAACTCGAGATAGGAGGAAGGAGGATAAAGATGAGCGTGAAAGGGATAAGACAAGGGAGAAGATTAGGGAGAAAGATAGCGATAGGGACAAGTATAAAGATAAAGACAGGGAAAAAGATAAAAACCGTAGAGATCGTGGAAAAGAAAAGGAGCGAGACCGGGAGTTGGAAAGGGATACTGAGCGGGCGAGAGAGAAGGAGAGGGGGAAGGACAAGGGCAGGGACAAGGagaaggataaagaaaaagaaaaggagagggTCAAGGAGAAGGAAAGGGAGAAGCACAGAGAtagggaaaaggaaaaagaaagggaACATGACAGGGAAAGAGGTAGAGATGCAGTTGACAAGGAAAAGGGAAGAGAGAGAACTAAAGAGAAGGGGAGGGAAGCGGATGAGGATAAGGAGAGGTCAAGAGACAAAGATAGAGGCAACCGTAGACAGCGAGACGAGGGTCATGATAGGAGTAAGGACAGGCGGAAGGATGATGTGCAAAGAGTTGATGATGAAGATTCTGATTATCAGGATGTGGCCAAGcaagaaattgtttcttatgagGATGACGATAGGGCACGAAATAATGCAGTTGAAACAGCTGGATCACAATCTTCTGCTTCAAAACTGGAGGAACGCATTCTGAAGTAAGTAATCTTTTATCTATTGGTTCCATATTTAAGTGTGTTAAAGCTACTTAGGTTTCTAAGTATGTCCTTGCTGTTAATGGTATCTCTTGTTTATTGTCTACTTAAGATAAAAAGCTTAGCAATTAATTTGTCTGTGTCagtcttttctctcttctttttacATATGGATTAGAAGCTTTTTAATAGAAATGATGTAAGTGTTAAGAAAGTTTACATCTCAAACTGTTTACTGCTCCTGTGTCCTTCTATGCTTCTGAATACAACATTAATACAATGCTTGACACCTTCGGAAAGGAAGAAAAAGTAAAAGTAGGGTAAATAGGAGAGAAGTAGGAGAAATGGTAgactcaggaagaaacttattctcttttctttctctttcttttgtcaAATTGAGCAAGGGCATTGACTTAGCCATGGTACATTAGTAACATTACATATTTGACACAATTGAAAGTATCCTGAACGAATATGTGTAAATCCTTTTTGGTAATTCTTAGTGTATTTTGAGTACATGAAGTATCCACACCGGTCGCACCCTTTTGACAGAGCTATGTCAAACGAATGGAGGGTCGAAACATTTtctgttttcccttctctttccttcttttccCTACTTCATGAAGCATTTAAGAAAAAGGCTCGGAGTTCAACAAGTAAGGGAATAGTATTTGATTGTACATATTAGTTAAGAATATGTTTTAGACGTTAGCACTTTTACTTTAGGTCTTATACTTTCTAGGAGTGGTTTAATCTTTTAGAGATGTATACGTTTAGAAAATATACAAAACTTCTAGTTCTATTTATTTGTGTTTGTATAATATTGGTATGAGATGATTTAAATGGAGTAACGTGGctagtgaggattcatatagcctaCTCCATcttgtttgggactgaggttTAGTTGTTCTTGTCTTGGTGGCTTGCCCCCTCCCCCAAACCCCCCTCTTCCGGTAAAGTTATTTAGAAACAGTGGGCTGGTGAAGAAAACCTCTGAAATTATAGGCTGCTGCAGCTCCCTTTTATTGagtaactaaaaataaaaaagctaCTTAGCTAGGAAATTAAGAAA
The sequence above is drawn from the Nicotiana tabacum cultivar K326 chromosome 13, ASM71507v2, whole genome shotgun sequence genome and encodes:
- the LOC107768494 gene encoding thioredoxin-like 3-2, chloroplastic isoform X1; its protein translation is MSSSTQFSPVIQQLYPKKSNQSYISNFKCLKLIPVFPISVNCSKIHLKFRAKAEVLENNSEESSVQDLDNSPASVELQPISSEAQFDRVISEAQQINESVVILWMATWCRKCIYLKPKLEKLAADYFPRTRFYCVDVNNVPHKLVVRAGITKMPTIQLWRDGNKQAEVIGGHKAYLVVTEVRDMIENEDNNL
- the LOC107768494 gene encoding thioredoxin-like 3-2, chloroplastic isoform X2 — its product is MSSSTQFSPVIQQLYPKKSNQSYISNFKCLKLIPVFPISVNCSKIHLKFRAKAEVLENNSEESSVQDLDNSPASVELQPISSEAQFDRVISEAQQINESVVILWMATWCRKCIYLKPKLEKLAADYFPRTRFYCVDVNNVPHKLVVRAGITVRKCRPYSYGGTEINKRK